A single Homo sapiens chromosome 19 genomic scaffold, GRCh38.p14 alternate locus group ALT_REF_LOCI_5 HSCHR19LRC_LRC_S_CTG3_1 DNA region contains:
- the LENG1 gene encoding leukocyte receptor cluster member 1 (The RefSeq protein has 1 substitution compared to this genomic sequence) yields MNILPKKSWHVRNKDNVARVRRDEAQAREEEKERERRVLLAQQEARTEFLRKKARHQNSLPELEAAEAGAPGSGPVDLFRELLEEGKGVIRGNKEYKEEKRQEKERQEKALGILTYLGQSAAEAQTQPPWYQLPPGRGGPPPGPAPDEKIKSRLDPLREMQKHLGKKRQHGGDEGSRSRKEKEGSEKQRPKEPPSLDQLRAERLRREAAERSRAEALLARVQGRALQEGQPEEDETDDRRRRYNSQFNPQLARRPRQQDPHLTH; encoded by the exons ATGAATATCTTGCCCAAGAAGAGCTGGCACGTCCGGAACAAGGACAATGTCGCCCGCGTGCGGCGTGACGAGGCCCAGGCccgggaggaggagaaggagcgtGAGCGGAGGGTGCTGCTGGCTCAGCAAGAG GCCCGTACAGAATTCCTACGGAAGAAAGCCAGACATCAGAACTCACTGCCTGAGCTTGAAGCAGCAGAGGCGGGAGCCCCAGGTTCTGGCCCTGTGGACCTGTTTCGGGAGCTgctggaggaagggaaaggagtgaTCAGAGGCAATAAAGAGTACGAGGAAGAAAAGCGACAGGAGAAA GAGAGGCAAGAGAAAGCTCTGGGCATCCTGACATACCTGGGCCAGAGTGCAGCGGAGGCACAGACTCAACCCCCTTGGTACCAGCTACCCCCAGGGCGAGGGGGCCCCCCGCCCGGCCCAGCCCCAGATGAGAAGATCAAGAGCCGTCTGGACCCTCTGCGGGAGATGCAGAAGCATCTGGGGAAGAAGAGACAGCACGGCGGTGATGAAGGCAGTCgcagcagaaaggaaaaggaggggtCTGAGAAGCAGCGACCCAAGGA GCCTCCATCCCTGGACCAGCTTCGAGCTGAACGTCTGCGGAGGGAAGCAGCTGAGAGGTCTCGGGCAGAGGCCCTGCTGGCCCGGGTCCAAGGCCGGGCACTACAGGAGGGTCAGCCGGAAGAAGACGAGACGGATGACCGGCGGCGGCGGTACAACTCCCAATTCAACCCCCAGCTGGCCCGGCGCCCCCGCCAGCAGGACCCTCACCTTACTCACTGA